One part of the Nitrospirota bacterium genome encodes these proteins:
- a CDS encoding sigma-54 dependent transcriptional regulator, with the protein MASGKLLVVDDDRNLLELIRIRLESSGFEVYTAPDEVEARTLLAAQVFDLAIIDLQLVQTDGISLMTEAHHMSPGLPVIILTAHGSIESAVEAMKKGAFTYLTKPFDARELVLSIERALENRRLTTEVSRLKELVRERYDFENIVARSGEMQKVLESVTRIARTDSTVFIHGESGTGKELIARAIHVTGARKEGPFVAINCAAIPETLLESELFGHEKGAFTGAVRNSKGLFVQAHEGTIFLDEIGDMTLATQAKFLRVLQERQFFPVGGERPVSVDVRVIVATNKVLENEVAEGRFREDLYYRIRVIPIELPPLRERKDDIPVLAEHFLKKFGGSMKKTITGLTPRALQKLMLHDWPGNVRELENTIEYAVAMAHQEIITDDLVLPAKDGSTDGQIKPLKEARDDFEKDYLIQLLEVTRGNVTKAAELAGKYRADFYNLLKKYVISPLDFKKK; encoded by the coding sequence ATGGCATCAGGCAAACTCCTGGTCGTCGACGACGACCGGAACCTCCTGGAACTGATCAGGATAAGGCTCGAGTCTTCGGGGTTCGAGGTGTATACGGCCCCCGATGAGGTGGAGGCGAGGACCCTGCTGGCAGCTCAGGTCTTCGACCTCGCCATCATCGATTTGCAGCTCGTGCAGACGGACGGCATCTCGCTCATGACCGAGGCGCACCACATGAGCCCCGGCCTGCCCGTCATCATCCTGACCGCCCACGGAAGCATCGAGAGCGCCGTGGAAGCGATGAAAAAGGGCGCTTTTACCTACCTGACCAAGCCTTTTGACGCACGGGAACTGGTCCTCTCCATCGAACGGGCGCTGGAGAACCGGAGACTGACCACGGAGGTCTCGCGGCTGAAGGAACTGGTCCGGGAGCGGTACGATTTCGAGAACATTGTAGCGAGGAGCGGAGAGATGCAGAAAGTGCTGGAGTCGGTGACCCGCATCGCGCGAACCGACTCCACGGTCTTCATTCATGGCGAGAGCGGGACCGGCAAGGAACTGATCGCCCGCGCCATCCACGTCACCGGCGCGAGGAAAGAGGGGCCCTTTGTTGCCATCAACTGTGCGGCAATACCGGAGACGCTGCTCGAAAGCGAGCTCTTCGGCCATGAGAAGGGGGCCTTCACCGGGGCCGTGAGGAACTCGAAGGGCCTGTTCGTCCAGGCCCATGAGGGTACGATCTTCCTGGACGAGATCGGCGACATGACCCTCGCTACGCAGGCGAAGTTTCTGCGGGTCCTGCAGGAACGGCAATTCTTCCCCGTGGGCGGGGAGAGACCGGTGTCCGTGGATGTGAGGGTCATCGTGGCGACCAACAAGGTCCTGGAGAACGAGGTAGCAGAAGGGCGCTTCCGTGAAGACCTCTATTACCGGATCCGGGTGATCCCCATCGAACTTCCGCCGCTCCGGGAGCGGAAAGACGACATCCCTGTGCTGGCCGAGCATTTCCTGAAGAAGTTCGGCGGGTCGATGAAGAAGACGATAACCGGGTTGACACCCAGGGCGCTGCAGAAGCTGATGCTCCACGACTGGCCCGGCAACGTGCGGGAGCTGGAGAACACGATCGAGTATGCTGTTGCCATGGCCCATCAAGAGATCATCACCGACGATCTGGTCCTGCCTGCAAAGGACGGATCAACGGACGGGCAGATCAAACCGCTCAAAGAGGCGCGGGACGACTTCGAAAAGGACTATCTCATCCAGCTCCTCGAGGTTACCCGGGGGAATGTGACGAAGGCCGCGGAGCTGGCAGGGAAGTACCGGGCGGATTTCTACAACCTCCTCAAGAAGTACGTCATCAGCCCGCTTGATTTCAAGAAGAAGTGA
- a CDS encoding tetratricopeptide repeat protein, with the protein MGGKRTRRGQYLYLYIAGLMLLVSSSCAVPAKTPGGGEECARLHSLQPLIDGGEFERAVRKSEDILAASPSGPHADEALYALGLVYAHAGNPKKDYRKSRDYFARLVKQFPHSSLTGEARIWTGVLDMFEKTKEVDIEIEGKKKSIVK; encoded by the coding sequence ATGGGCGGAAAGCGAACCCGGCGGGGGCAGTATCTTTACCTTTATATTGCCGGACTGATGCTGCTGGTAAGCTCAAGCTGTGCGGTCCCGGCCAAGACCCCGGGCGGCGGCGAAGAGTGCGCCCGTCTGCATTCGCTGCAGCCCCTCATCGACGGCGGGGAGTTCGAGCGGGCAGTGAGGAAGAGCGAGGACATCCTTGCAGCCTCCCCAAGCGGTCCGCACGCCGACGAGGCGCTCTATGCACTGGGCCTGGTCTACGCACACGCGGGAAACCCCAAGAAGGACTATCGCAAGTCCCGGGACTACTTCGCCCGGCTGGTGAAACAGTTCCCCCACAGCTCCCTCACGGGAGAGGCCAGAATCTGGACCGGCGTTCTCGATATGTTCGAAAAGACAAAAGAGGTGGACATCGAGATCGAAGGCAAGAAGAAATCGATCGTCAAATAG